In Aphanothece sacrum FPU1, a single window of DNA contains:
- a CDS encoding GAF domain-containing protein has product MNDDNNFMFQLVRVSNLLEEPINLENGLAEAAKLTAQILRSQRCSIMLFSDESDDSVNDPYLRVFTHYGNLPTSAYAEVTKLNEGIAGYVAATREPLLIKDLTQSKFVTNARYLDEGHNSLMSVPIILSQQVVGVINVSIPLERPSFVEDELDIVEIFALFVGKSLQIAQLQTIMRSKFVEVAVIRDVIENNRQPAVALHSNPTKLAKIVAKSFYKELAQAGFSPNQVIASATEVLNLLQDSLERHKKRIK; this is encoded by the coding sequence ATGAACGACGATAATAACTTTATGTTTCAATTGGTTCGGGTATCTAACCTCTTAGAAGAACCGATTAACTTAGAAAATGGTTTAGCTGAGGCGGCTAAGCTGACAGCCCAAATTTTGAGATCTCAACGTTGTTCTATCATGTTATTTTCTGATGAATCTGACGATTCCGTCAATGACCCCTATCTGCGAGTATTTACTCATTACGGAAATTTACCTACTTCAGCTTACGCAGAAGTGACTAAACTTAATGAGGGCATTGCTGGTTACGTCGCAGCAACGAGAGAACCCCTATTAATTAAGGATCTTACTCAATCTAAGTTTGTTACTAATGCTCGTTATCTCGATGAGGGTCATAATAGTTTAATGTCTGTCCCTATTATTTTAAGTCAACAAGTAGTTGGAGTAATTAATGTTAGTATTCCTTTAGAACGACCTAGCTTTGTTGAAGATGAGTTAGATATAGTCGAAATTTTTGCTTTATTTGTTGGTAAATCTTTACAAATAGCCCAATTACAAACTATTATGCGCTCAAAATTTGTTGAAGTTGCTGTTATTAGAGATGTTATCGAAAATAATCGACAACCTGCTGTCGCACTTCATTCTAATCCGACAAAATTAGCTAAAATTGTCGCCAAATCTTTCTATAAAGAACTTGCTCAAGCTGGTTTTAGTCCCAATCAAGTTATTGCGAGCGCAACAGAAGTCCTCAACTTATTACAAGATAGTTTAGAACGTCACAAAAAACGTATTAAATAA
- a CDS encoding EAL domain-containing protein, whose product MSNVSEVRHILVIADQKSRRIVPLAQSNYSIGRDPNSSILLYDRQVSRHHATLLRINDVQNEQPCYRIVDGNLQGKRSTNGITINGKYCLSHELQPGDLVRFGSKSQANYYVIANSEELDLLKQGNNLGNKTSESNHLDTFLNDHTIMPLEELFIEDEEENQETMRFGKVCQTNKPSHQIDLSSLIDSNPYPIIEINFPEKITYINPTAKVKFPDLNEVKLDHPILQGLVLNSSGKDETYLVREVKVDEDYYEQHIYYAKDNNSLMTYLFDITKYKQREEKLRASKDRYRLFLEQGTEGILLVDRQSKNIIEANQAYCKLLGYSSAEIIGLSLYELIALEREVIKQELVLVTAEKPYIIKESLHRHRNGSLISVAGKISETLYQGQEVFCLVIRDILERKQAEEKLKYQSLHDPLTNLPNRLLLNKQLAIALAHAQRHQHLLAVIFLDIDSFTHINNTLGHTIGDRVLQSFGKRLESCVRTGDTVSRWGSDEFTLLLPQISNTEDTIKLAQRIFDNLQRPFIIEEHQLKIKCSIGIAVYPQDGENSEILLKNADAAMNRTKEQGRNHYQFYSPNLTDESSLLLRIESLLHQAIEKKQFYLHYQPQISLATGKIVGMEALLRWQHPSLGVIPPQKFIPLAEKTDLMLHINKWVLKTACAQNRSWQKDGLPSIPIAVNLCSREFQQPNLAEIVARVLDETALDPQWLELEVTELTLRQHLNLARKTLKDLQNLGVRIALDDFGRGFSSLGYLKQFSFRTLKIDQEFIRDFRGTSEEMGLISAVLAIGRGFNIRVVAEGVETPEQLQLLREIDCQEVQGYLFSYPLSAKEATEFLGKMAREP is encoded by the coding sequence ATGAGTAATGTTTCAGAAGTTCGTCATATCTTAGTAATCGCTGACCAAAAATCACGAAGAATTGTTCCTTTAGCCCAGAGCAATTATTCTATTGGTCGTGATCCTAATAGTAGTATTTTATTGTATGATCGGCAAGTTTCTCGCCATCACGCCACCCTTTTACGAATTAATGATGTTCAAAATGAACAACCTTGTTACCGGATAGTTGATGGAAATTTACAAGGAAAAAGAAGCACTAATGGAATTACCATTAATGGTAAATATTGTCTATCTCATGAATTACAACCAGGAGATTTAGTTCGCTTTGGGAGTAAGTCTCAAGCTAATTACTATGTGATTGCTAATTCTGAAGAATTAGATTTATTAAAACAGGGAAATAATCTAGGGAATAAAACTTCTGAATCTAATCATTTAGATACTTTTCTTAACGATCATACGATCATGCCTTTAGAGGAACTTTTCATTGAAGATGAGGAAGAAAACCAAGAAACAATGAGGTTTGGCAAGGTTTGTCAAACAAATAAGCCTAGTCATCAAATTGATCTTTCTTCCTTAATTGATTCAAATCCTTATCCCATTATTGAGATAAATTTTCCTGAAAAAATAACCTATATCAACCCAACAGCAAAAGTTAAATTTCCTGATCTCAATGAGGTTAAATTAGACCATCCTATTTTACAAGGACTGGTTTTAAATTCATCGGGAAAAGATGAAACTTACTTAGTGCGAGAAGTTAAAGTAGATGAAGATTATTATGAACAGCATATTTATTATGCAAAAGATAATAATTCCCTTATGACTTATTTGTTTGATATTACTAAATATAAACAAAGAGAAGAAAAATTAAGAGCGAGTAAAGATCGTTATCGTTTGTTTCTTGAACAAGGAACAGAAGGAATTTTATTAGTCGATAGACAAAGCAAAAATATTATTGAAGCAAATCAAGCTTATTGTAAATTATTAGGTTATAGTAGTGCCGAAATTATTGGTCTAAGTCTTTATGAATTAATTGCCTTAGAACGAGAAGTCATTAAACAAGAATTAGTTCTAGTTACCGCCGAAAAACCCTATATTATTAAAGAATCTCTCCATCGTCACCGTAACGGTTCTTTAATTAGTGTTGCTGGAAAAATTAGTGAGACACTTTATCAAGGACAAGAAGTTTTTTGTTTGGTAATACGAGATATTTTAGAACGGAAACAAGCAGAAGAAAAACTGAAATATCAGTCTTTACATGATCCCTTAACTAATTTACCGAACCGTCTTTTATTAAATAAACAATTAGCGATTGCTTTAGCCCATGCTCAACGTCATCAACATCTCTTAGCGGTTATATTCCTTGATATTGACTCCTTTACTCATATTAATAATACCTTGGGTCATACCATTGGTGATCGGGTTTTACAAAGCTTTGGAAAAAGACTAGAATCTTGTGTTAGGACTGGTGATACAGTATCAAGATGGGGAAGTGATGAATTTACCTTACTCTTACCTCAAATTAGCAATACAGAAGATACAATTAAACTCGCTCAACGAATTTTTGATAATCTACAACGTCCCTTTATTATCGAGGAACATCAATTAAAAATCAAGTGTAGTATCGGTATTGCGGTTTATCCTCAAGATGGAGAAAACTCAGAGATTTTACTGAAGAATGCTGATGCGGCGATGAATCGTACCAAAGAACAAGGACGGAATCATTATCAATTTTATAGTCCTAATTTAACCGATGAATCTTCTCTATTATTAAGAATAGAAAGTCTCTTACATCAAGCAATTGAGAAAAAACAATTTTATTTACATTATCAGCCCCAAATTAGCCTAGCAACAGGTAAAATAGTAGGAATGGAAGCCTTATTACGTTGGCAACATCCATCTTTAGGGGTCATTCCTCCGCAAAAATTTATTCCTTTGGCCGAAAAGACCGATTTAATGTTACATATTAATAAATGGGTGCTGAAAACTGCTTGCGCTCAAAATCGTTCTTGGCAAAAAGACGGTTTACCCTCCATACCCATTGCTGTTAACCTTTGTAGTCGGGAGTTTCAACAACCTAATCTAGCAGAAATTGTGGCTAGAGTTTTGGATGAAACCGCATTAGACCCTCAGTGGTTAGAATTAGAAGTGACTGAGTTAACCTTAAGACAACATTTGAATTTAGCGCGTAAAACCCTCAAAGATTTACAAAATTTAGGGGTTCGTATCGCTTTAGATGATTTTGGTCGCGGTTTTTCTTCTTTAGGCTATCTCAAACAATTTTCGTTCCGTACTCTTAAAATAGATCAAGAGTTTATTCGAGATTTTCGAGGAACATCAGAGGAAATGGGCTTAATTTCAGCCGTTTTAGCTATTGGACGCGGATTTAATATTCGAGTCGTGGCCGAAGGTGTGGAAACACCAGAACAACTTCAGCTATTACGAGAAATTGACTGTCAAGAAGTACAAGGCTATTTATTTAGTTATCCTTTATCAGCAAAGGAGGCCACAGAATTTTTAGGAAAAATGGCCAGAGAACCGTAA
- the sfsA gene encoding DNA/RNA nuclease SfsA, protein MMIYTYPPLIPGILKQRYKRFLADIELESGEIITAHCANTGPMIGVCTVGSRVYVSKSYNPTRKLAYSWEMIEVNNTWVGINTALPNKVIKLALEKQCLPDLVGQYTQIRSEVPYGVAKKSRIDFLLTQEKGESPIYLEVKNTTLSQGEIALFPDTVTSRGQKHLKELMALLPEANPIMLYFINRGDCGFFAPGNEFDPTYGELFQEAIEKGVKVLPCRFDVTPEGISYLGLASLSLW, encoded by the coding sequence ATGATGATTTACACCTATCCGCCCCTAATTCCAGGAATTCTAAAACAACGCTACAAAAGGTTTTTAGCGGATATTGAGCTAGAATCAGGAGAAATCATTACCGCCCACTGTGCTAATACGGGGCCCATGATTGGGGTATGTACAGTCGGAAGTAGGGTTTATGTATCTAAAAGTTATAATCCTACTCGAAAATTAGCCTATAGCTGGGAAATGATTGAAGTTAATAATACTTGGGTCGGTATTAATACAGCATTGCCTAATAAAGTCATTAAACTAGCCTTAGAAAAACAATGTTTACCCGACTTAGTGGGACAATATACCCAGATTCGTTCAGAAGTTCCTTATGGTGTTGCTAAAAAAAGTCGGATTGATTTTCTTTTAACTCAAGAAAAAGGAGAATCACCTATTTATTTAGAGGTAAAAAATACGACCCTATCTCAAGGAGAAATTGCCTTATTTCCTGATACTGTCACCAGTCGGGGTCAAAAACATTTAAAAGAATTAATGGCCCTTTTACCAGAAGCAAACCCCATCATGTTGTATTTTATTAATCGGGGAGATTGCGGTTTTTTTGCCCCTGGAAATGAATTTGATCCCACTTATGGGGAATTATTTCAGGAAGCCATAGAAAAGGGGGTTAAAGTGTTACCTTGTCGATTTGATGTAACCCCTGAAGGAATTAGCTATTTAGGTTTAGCTTCCCTTAGTTTATGGTGA
- the proC gene encoding pyrroline-5-carboxylate reductase, protein MSIRLGIIGGGVMAEAILSRLVQQGIYQGSEVLVSEPEPKRREFLEQTYGVQVTSDNPNTLTATEALLLAIKPQVFDTVVNQLEIKSQPSYPLIISILAGVPLSRLQAAFPVYPVVRVMPNTPATVGAGMSAISSGQTVEPHHLSLATSIFTAVGEVVTVPESLMDGVTGLSGSGPAFVAIMIEALADGGVAAGLPRTIAAKLALQTVLGTAQLMQTTNIHPAQLKDQVTSPGGTTIAGVAQLEQRRFRSAIIEAVKAAYLRSQELGHKL, encoded by the coding sequence GTGTCCATTAGATTAGGCATCATTGGTGGTGGCGTGATGGCAGAAGCAATCCTATCACGTCTTGTACAACAAGGTATTTATCAAGGGTCTGAGGTATTAGTAAGTGAACCAGAACCGAAAAGACGAGAGTTCTTAGAACAAACCTATGGGGTTCAGGTAACTTCAGATAACCCAAACACCCTGACGGCAACGGAAGCGTTACTCTTAGCCATTAAACCCCAGGTATTCGATACGGTTGTCAACCAATTAGAAATAAAGTCTCAACCTAGTTATCCTCTAATTATTTCAATTTTAGCTGGAGTCCCTTTAAGCCGTTTACAAGCGGCTTTTCCCGTATATCCGGTAGTTCGAGTTATGCCTAATACTCCGGCGACTGTGGGGGCAGGAATGAGTGCGATCTCGTCTGGGCAAACAGTTGAACCTCATCACCTAAGTTTAGCGACTTCTATTTTTACGGCGGTTGGGGAAGTTGTTACCGTACCTGAATCTTTAATGGATGGAGTGACGGGTTTATCGGGTTCGGGACCTGCTTTTGTCGCCATCATGATAGAGGCTTTGGCGGATGGAGGAGTAGCAGCAGGACTCCCCCGAACTATTGCGGCTAAACTGGCGTTACAGACGGTTTTAGGCACGGCTCAACTGATGCAAACTACTAATATCCATCCGGCCCAATTAAAAGATCAAGTAACCAGTCCAGGGGGAACCACTATTGCGGGTGTGGCCCAATTAGAACAAAGACGGTTTCGTTCGGCTATTATTGAAGCAGTTAAGGCCGCTTATCTGCGATCGCAAGAATTGGGTCATAAATTATGA
- a CDS encoding cell division protein SepF — protein sequence MIFKKLKDWANIDEPIDDEDDSNESYEEIYGNLEPDNQVQDTSAEDEQRNWRKQDRLNNLTPQSNMRTSRSNNVLDNVIGMPGITNSIAEVVVVEPHSFDEMPEVIQTLRERKSVVLNLNSMDPEEAQRAVDFVAGGTYAIDGHQERIGESIFLFTPSCVKVSTLSGTMHDVPDVNPIMPRSSSPISSWGADVNRLVQ from the coding sequence ATGATTTTCAAAAAGCTGAAAGATTGGGCTAACATTGACGAACCAATAGATGATGAAGATGATTCTAACGAATCCTATGAAGAAATCTATGGTAATTTAGAACCCGATAATCAAGTACAAGATACCTCAGCCGAGGATGAACAACGCAACTGGCGCAAACAAGATAGATTAAACAATTTAACCCCACAATCGAATATGCGAACTAGTAGAAGTAATAACGTTCTCGATAACGTCATCGGTATGCCTGGCATTACTAATAGTATTGCTGAAGTTGTGGTGGTTGAACCCCATTCTTTTGACGAAATGCCTGAAGTTATCCAAACTTTACGGGAACGTAAGTCTGTTGTGCTTAATCTTAACTCAATGGACCCAGAAGAAGCTCAAAGAGCGGTAGATTTTGTCGCTGGTGGAACCTATGCCATCGATGGCCATCAAGAACGCATTGGGGAGAGCATTTTCTTATTCACCCCTAGTTGTGTCAAAGTAAGTACCCTCTCAGGTACTATGCACGATGTCCCTGATGTTAACCCCATTATGCCTCGTTCTTCTTCCCCTATTTCTAGTTGGGGAGCAGATGTTAATCGTTTAGTTCAATAG
- a CDS encoding YggS family pyridoxal phosphate-dependent enzyme, with protein MTIAQRLDQIRQQIPPSVLLIGVTKQVSVSAMKEAYEAGVRDFAESRLQEAIPKQEQLQDLKHISWHFIGHLQTNKAKKVLEHFDWIHCVDNLKLAQRLNQLVQEGVNSPKLCLQVKVLPDPNKYGWHIRELLDDLSELERCKHLKIEGLMTILPLGLSESEILAAFDQTRQLAQTLKQQSSLSMEQLSMGMSSDYLLAIQQGATMIRLGRIIFGDR; from the coding sequence ATGACCATTGCCCAACGCCTTGACCAAATTCGTCAACAAATCCCCCCGTCAGTTCTTTTGATCGGGGTAACTAAGCAAGTCTCCGTATCAGCTATGAAGGAAGCTTATGAAGCAGGAGTCAGAGATTTTGCCGAAAGTCGTCTACAAGAAGCAATCCCCAAACAAGAACAACTACAAGACCTAAAACATATCTCTTGGCATTTTATTGGACATTTACAAACGAATAAAGCCAAAAAAGTCCTAGAACACTTTGATTGGATTCACTGTGTTGATAATCTAAAGCTGGCTCAACGTCTTAATCAATTAGTACAGGAGGGGGTTAACTCCCCTAAACTCTGTCTCCAGGTTAAAGTTTTACCCGACCCCAATAAATACGGTTGGCACATTCGGGAACTTTTGGACGATTTATCGGAATTAGAAAGGTGTAAACATCTGAAAATAGAAGGATTAATGACTATTTTACCATTGGGGTTATCAGAATCCGAGATTTTAGCTGCCTTTGACCAGACCAGACAATTAGCTCAAACCCTTAAACAACAGTCCTCCTTATCGATGGAACAGTTGTCAATGGGAATGTCCTCTGATTACTTATTAGCTATACAACAGGGGGCAACCATGATTCGTCTAGGACGTATTATCTTTGGGGACAGATGA
- the pipX gene encoding transcriptional coactivator PipX, translating into MSNEIYVNHPTFGLLYRVCILDDNQELFTTLYAQRLFFLVTTNSTNTALDPISRSDARLLIEKRLRNLRRIGISQEYQDLSEIHKKTFQ; encoded by the coding sequence ATGAGCAACGAAATTTATGTCAACCATCCCACTTTCGGACTGTTATATCGAGTATGTATCCTCGATGATAATCAAGAGTTATTTACCACCCTATATGCCCAACGGTTATTTTTTTTGGTAACTACAAACTCAACTAATACCGCCCTTGACCCCATTAGTCGCTCTGATGCTAGGCTATTGATAGAAAAACGTTTACGGAACCTGCGTCGTATCGGAATCTCTCAAGAATATCAAGATCTCTCCGAAATCCATAAAAAGACGTTTCAATAG
- a CDS encoding XisI protein, whose product MDNLEKMREIIIESLRYYANLRYATGEVNRLLIIDKDSDNYLILLEGWENTERVHGCLVHLQIINDKIWIQRDEIEEGIATDLLASGIPKDKIVLAFKPEYIRPYTEFAVK is encoded by the coding sequence ATGGATAACTTAGAGAAGATGAGAGAAATTATTATTGAATCTCTGCGCTATTATGCTAACTTACGCTATGCAACAGGTGAAGTTAATCGACTCCTCATTATAGACAAAGACTCTGATAATTATCTCATTCTCTTAGAAGGATGGGAAAACACAGAAAGAGTTCATGGCTGTTTAGTTCATTTGCAAATTATTAATGATAAAATCTGGATACAAAGAGACGAAATAGAAGAAGGTATTGCCACCGATTTATTAGCTTCAGGAATTCCTAAAGATAAAATTGTCCTTGCATTTAAACCAGAATATATTCGCCCTTATACCGAGTTTGCCGTTAAATAG
- a CDS encoding phycobilisome rod-core linker polypeptide, producing MSVKASGGSSLARPQLYQTVPVSAITQAEQQDRFLAKTELSELVAYFQSGSKRLEIAQILTNNSDLIVSQAANRIFTGGSPMAYLEKPPVEVKEMAMAGAPVTMQRAMELGKVTYAESSGGGGGFFAGFRSIFASTGPIPAGFRPINISRYGPSNMQKSLRDLSWFLRYVTYAIVAGDPSILVVNVRGLREIIERACSTDATLVALQEMRAAAKDYFRQDAEAQEIVTQYFDVLITEFKAPTPANQVRQRPSSDQQGLELPQSYYNATTTRQKFVMKTGLSESEKSEIVRAAYRQLFERDISKAYSQSVSYLESQVRNGDITMKGFVRRLCKSPLYRQQFFEPFINSRALELAFRHILGRGPSSREEVQSYFAIVSNGGLGALVDALVDSQEYSDYFGEETVPYLRGLGQEAQECRNWGMQQDLFNYSAPFRKVPQFITTFAKYDRPLPDQHVYGSGNDPLEIQFGAIFPKETRNPSNRPAPFSKDTKRILIHRGPGINNQNSNPQARGEFPGTLGAKVFRLNNELPGSSNGVSVKYGESSTQAVIRAAYRQVFGRDVYQGQNLTVAEIKLENGDITLREFIKTLAKSEVFLKTYWTPYYVVKAIEFIHRRLLGRPTYGRQEMNAYFDLASKKGFYALVDAMIDSKEYEEAFGEDTVPYERYVTPAGIQARMTRPGTLREDIGQRVDKEVTPRFVELGQVSNNRTEPDIKFRINQGVTVQREQTKVFKLLSTADKVGVQNAIRAAYRQIFERDLDPYIIQSEFTALESKLSNAEINVKEFIEGLGCSELYVKEFYAPYPNTKVIELGTKHFLGRAPLTQKEIQKYNQILATQGIRAFISAMVNGMEYVQIFGEDTVPYRRFPTLPAANFPNTERLYNKLTKQDKELVVPSFEPVVKIGG from the coding sequence ATGAGTGTAAAGGCAAGTGGTGGAAGCTCGTTAGCACGGCCCCAACTGTATCAAACCGTTCCTGTATCGGCAATTACCCAAGCAGAACAACAGGATCGCTTCTTAGCTAAGACGGAACTTAGTGAGTTAGTTGCCTATTTTCAATCAGGAAGCAAGCGGCTCGAAATAGCGCAAATTCTTACGAATAACTCTGATTTAATCGTTTCACAAGCAGCCAACCGTATTTTTACGGGTGGATCACCCATGGCTTATTTAGAAAAGCCTCCCGTTGAAGTGAAAGAAATGGCCATGGCCGGGGCCCCTGTTACCATGCAACGGGCCATGGAATTAGGAAAAGTTACCTACGCTGAAAGTAGCGGTGGTGGCGGAGGCTTTTTCGCCGGATTTCGCTCTATTTTTGCTTCTACAGGCCCAATTCCTGCTGGATTTCGCCCCATTAATATCTCTCGTTATGGCCCAAGCAATATGCAGAAGTCCTTACGAGATTTATCATGGTTCTTGCGTTATGTGACCTACGCCATTGTTGCGGGCGATCCTAGTATCCTCGTTGTCAATGTTCGTGGACTACGGGAAATCATTGAAAGAGCTTGTTCAACGGATGCTACCTTAGTGGCACTCCAAGAAATGCGGGCCGCCGCTAAAGATTATTTCCGACAAGATGCAGAGGCACAAGAGATTGTGACTCAGTATTTTGATGTACTGATTACGGAATTTAAAGCCCCTACTCCGGCTAATCAAGTACGTCAACGTCCTTCATCGGATCAGCAAGGGTTAGAACTGCCCCAAAGTTACTATAATGCAACCACAACCCGGCAAAAATTCGTCATGAAAACTGGCTTATCCGAGTCAGAAAAAAGCGAAATTGTCAGAGCAGCTTATCGCCAACTGTTTGAACGGGACATCAGTAAAGCGTATAGTCAGTCTGTTTCTTATTTAGAATCCCAAGTCAGAAACGGCGACATTACCATGAAGGGATTTGTCCGTCGTTTGTGCAAATCTCCTCTCTATCGTCAACAATTCTTTGAACCCTTTATCAATAGTCGCGCTCTAGAATTGGCTTTCCGTCATATTTTAGGCCGTGGCCCCAGTTCTCGTGAAGAAGTTCAAAGTTACTTTGCCATCGTTTCTAATGGTGGTTTAGGTGCGTTAGTTGATGCTTTAGTGGATTCTCAAGAGTATTCTGATTACTTTGGAGAGGAAACCGTGCCTTATTTACGGGGATTAGGGCAAGAAGCCCAAGAATGCCGTAATTGGGGGATGCAGCAAGATCTGTTTAATTATAGTGCGCCTTTCCGCAAAGTTCCTCAATTTATCACCACCTTTGCTAAATATGATCGTCCCTTACCCGATCAGCACGTTTACGGTTCAGGTAATGATCCCCTAGAAATCCAATTTGGGGCTATTTTCCCGAAAGAAACCCGTAATCCGAGCAATCGTCCCGCACCTTTTAGCAAAGATACCAAACGGATTCTGATTCACCGTGGCCCTGGGATTAATAACCAAAATAGCAATCCTCAAGCCAGAGGAGAATTTCCCGGAACCCTGGGAGCAAAAGTATTCCGTCTCAATAACGAACTCCCTGGTAGTAGTAACGGGGTGAGCGTTAAATATGGGGAAAGTTCCACTCAAGCGGTGATTCGGGCAGCTTATCGTCAAGTATTTGGACGGGATGTCTATCAAGGTCAAAACTTGACTGTGGCTGAAATTAAGCTAGAAAATGGCGATATTACCCTACGGGAGTTTATCAAAACTTTAGCTAAATCGGAAGTATTCCTCAAGACATACTGGACTCCTTACTATGTCGTTAAAGCGATCGAATTCATTCACCGTCGTCTCTTAGGTCGTCCGACTTATGGTCGTCAGGAAATGAACGCTTACTTTGATTTGGCTTCTAAGAAAGGCTTTTATGCCCTCGTTGATGCCATGATCGACAGTAAAGAGTATGAGGAAGCTTTTGGCGAGGATACGGTTCCTTATGAGCGTTATGTAACCCCTGCTGGAATTCAGGCACGCATGACCCGTCCTGGTACGTTACGGGAAGATATTGGTCAACGGGTAGATAAAGAAGTTACCCCTCGCTTTGTGGAGTTAGGGCAAGTTTCTAATAATCGTACCGAACCGGATATTAAGTTCCGTATTAATCAAGGTGTGACGGTTCAACGGGAACAAACCAAGGTCTTTAAACTGCTATCAACGGCGGATAAAGTTGGGGTACAAAATGCGATTCGCGCTGCCTATCGTCAGATTTTTGAAAGAGATCTTGATCCCTATATTATCCAATCAGAATTTACTGCTCTTGAAAGTAAACTCAGCAACGCAGAAATTAACGTTAAAGAGTTTATTGAAGGATTAGGTTGTTCTGAGTTGTATGTCAAAGAGTTCTATGCACCTTATCCTAATACAAAGGTCATTGAATTGGGGACAAAACACTTCCTCGGACGTGCGCCTCTGACTCAGAAAGAGATTCAAAAATATAATCAAATTCTGGCAACTCAAGGCATTCGCGCCTTTATTAGTGCGATGGTTAATGGTATGGAATATGTCCAAATATTCGGTGAAGATACTGTTCCTTACCGTCGTTTCCCCACCCTTCCTGCGGCGAATTTCCCCAATACGGAACGGTTATACAACAAACTCACCAAACAGGATAAAGAGTTAGTGGTTCCTAGCTTTGAACCTGTGGTTAAAATTGGTGGTTAA